A DNA window from Molothrus ater isolate BHLD 08-10-18 breed brown headed cowbird chromosome 2, BPBGC_Mater_1.1, whole genome shotgun sequence contains the following coding sequences:
- the CKAP2 gene encoding cytoskeleton-associated protein 2 isoform X2 — MAARAAPQLPASRRSEPAFREQRRQKVEEYLSRKKTFSGVTIQENQTSISSRTRRATTSKLQEKLQLSTSPKPEMENKENADKESWDQSSVNSETSVTLNSSTVPLTSYIAGTNCNLENQAPQNKVIDIKSQHVSLSKAILEIKRVKERHLTAEKQNASIGVPKKPALGRYRGKVIQSKINSFWKAAKDEGEKSSLPDKKPFTSTTKQAANSLSMKSCNAVPKTVKVANNTKSVKSNGVLPFQSKPSDKAATNSQSGLKKQLTFAVAPKKVTVPKVVGGRRPQPLKAPSCNPDRKVRGVKKCADFCKDARPEALARSTFVPPGKKSGHNSKMDEKRKSILPKESVEERRARLDEWRASRGKVMRRPPIHALLAPQSKSEEQEFSAVDTEKVNKTLSECLHLTEQGHHSDEARAMLEDLIRSIPGVKKLAKYWICCMHLEQMGQLGKLIAVYEEAILAGAMPREELRRTLVDTIKNTEGLFNSDNGGTMIEAHLSEVVEVSKEPNPSVEPVQETLQDLCPDDDQKEESDNKKAETSSDVIKKDDDLDLKPREILPKKNKRHKAKERAKKKGKCEREQKEDGIKNTAQAINSPEKENDTSYSRRCNPPTTPYLESVKMHPEANDCSSKDLKIITPLRYSQRIREKMCKLPDAVKDQDPCVSSLEQLGDLESKATVFIHKQSNALQETSAEIEE, encoded by the exons ATGGCGGCGCGCGCGGCTCCGCAGCTCCCGGCCAGCCGCAGGTCCGAGCCTGCATTCCGCG AACAAAGACGACAGAAAGTCGAGGAGTATCTGTCAAGAAAGAAGACTTTTTCTGGTGTGACCATTCAAGAAAACCAGACATCGATCAG TAGCAGAACTAGGAGAGCAACTACCAGTAAACTTCAAGAGAAGTTACAGCTCTCAACATCTCCTAAGCCAGAAATG gaaaataaagagaatgcTGATAAAGAGTCATGGGACCAATCAAGTGTAAACTCAGAAACAAGTGTTACTTTAAACTCTTCTACAGTCCCACTGACAAGTTACATAGCAGGGACAAACTGTAATCTTGAAAATCAAGCTCCACAGAATAAAGTAATTGATATAAAATCTCAGCATGTATCACTTAGCAAGGCCATCTTGGAAATCAAAAGAGTTAAAGAGAGGCATTtgacagcagaaaaacaaaatgcaagtATCGGCGTACCAAAGAAACCAGCTCTTGGCAGATATCGTGGCAAAGTTATCCAATCCAAGATAAATTctttctggaaagcagcaaaagATGAGGGGGAAAAGAGTTCTTTGCCAGACAAGAAGCCTTTTACTTCTACCACCAAACAAGCAGCAAATTCTTTGTCCATGAAAAGCTGTAATGCAGTTCCGAAGACCGTCAAAGTCGCAAACAACACTAAATCTGTAAAATCAAATGGTGTCCTGCCATTTCAGAGCAAACCATCTGATAAAGCTGCTACTAACTCACAGTCGGGTCTGAAGAAACAGCTGACATTTGCTGTGGCACCAAAGAAAGTAACAGTCCCAAAAGTGGTTGGTGGAAGGCGACCACAGCCACTGAAGGCCCCTTCTTGCAATCCTGATCGCAAAGTGCGAGGTGTGAAGAAATGTGCAGATTTTTGCAAAGATGCACGACCAGAAGCTCTAGCCAGATCAACTTTTGTTCCTCCTGGTAAAAAATCAGGACACAATTCTAAAAtggatgaaaagagaaaatctaTTCTGCCAAAAGAGTCAGTAGAAGAGAGAAG AGCTCGCCTGGATGAATGGAGGGCATCTAGAGGAAAAGTGATGAGACGACCTCCTATACATGCACTTCTGGCACCCCAGTCCAAAAGTGAAGAACAAGAATTCTCTGCTGTTGATACAGAAAAGGTCAACAAGACTCTGAGTGAATGCCTGCATTTAACAGAACAG GGACATCACAGTGATGAAGCACGTGCCATGTTGGAGGATCTGATTCGCAGCATTCCTGGGGTTAAAAAACTTGCAAAATATTGGATCTGCTGTATGCATCTTGAACAGATGGGCCAACTTGGAAAGCTTATTGCTGTCTATGAGGAGGCCATTTTGGCAGGAGCAATG CCCAGAGAGGAATTGCGACGCACACTAGTAGATACAATCAAAAATACTGAAGGTCTTTTTAACTCTGACAATG GGGGAACCATGATAGAAGCTCATTTAAGCGAGGTAGTGGAGGTCAGCAAGGAACCAAATCCATCTGTAGAACCAGTTCAGGAAACCCTCCAAGATCTCTGCCCAGATGATGACCAAAAAGAAGAGAGTGATAATAAGAAGGCAGAGACAAGCAGTGATGTTATTAAAAAAGATGATGATTTAGACTTAAAACCAAGAGAGATCTTGccaaaaaagaataaaaggcaCAAGGCTAAAGAACGggcaaaaaagaaaggaaaatgtgaaagaGAACAGAAGGAGGATGGCATAAAAAATACAGCCCAAGCAATTAATTCTCCTGAGAAAGAGAATGACACATCTTATTCGAGGAGATGCAACCCTCCTACCACACCGTATTTGGAAAG TGTGAAGATGCATCCTGAGGCAAATGACTGCAGTTCTAAAGATCTGAAAATCATAACTCCTTTGCGATATTCTCAACGCATTCGGGAGAAGATGTGCAAGCTGCCTGATGCTGTTAAAGATCAAGATCCGTGTGTCTCTTCACTTGAGCAGCTGGGAGACTTGGAATCAAAAGCTACTGTGTTTATTCACAAACAGAGCAATGCCCTCCAAGAAACAAGTGCTGAAATAGAAGAGTAA
- the CKAP2 gene encoding cytoskeleton-associated protein 2 isoform X1 — MAARAAPQLPASRRSEPAFREQRRQKVEEYLSRKKTFSGVTIQENQTSISSSRTRRATTSKLQEKLQLSTSPKPEMENKENADKESWDQSSVNSETSVTLNSSTVPLTSYIAGTNCNLENQAPQNKVIDIKSQHVSLSKAILEIKRVKERHLTAEKQNASIGVPKKPALGRYRGKVIQSKINSFWKAAKDEGEKSSLPDKKPFTSTTKQAANSLSMKSCNAVPKTVKVANNTKSVKSNGVLPFQSKPSDKAATNSQSGLKKQLTFAVAPKKVTVPKVVGGRRPQPLKAPSCNPDRKVRGVKKCADFCKDARPEALARSTFVPPGKKSGHNSKMDEKRKSILPKESVEERRARLDEWRASRGKVMRRPPIHALLAPQSKSEEQEFSAVDTEKVNKTLSECLHLTEQGHHSDEARAMLEDLIRSIPGVKKLAKYWICCMHLEQMGQLGKLIAVYEEAILAGAMPREELRRTLVDTIKNTEGLFNSDNGGTMIEAHLSEVVEVSKEPNPSVEPVQETLQDLCPDDDQKEESDNKKAETSSDVIKKDDDLDLKPREILPKKNKRHKAKERAKKKGKCEREQKEDGIKNTAQAINSPEKENDTSYSRRCNPPTTPYLESVKMHPEANDCSSKDLKIITPLRYSQRIREKMCKLPDAVKDQDPCVSSLEQLGDLESKATVFIHKQSNALQETSAEIEE, encoded by the exons ATGGCGGCGCGCGCGGCTCCGCAGCTCCCGGCCAGCCGCAGGTCCGAGCCTGCATTCCGCG AACAAAGACGACAGAAAGTCGAGGAGTATCTGTCAAGAAAGAAGACTTTTTCTGGTGTGACCATTCAAGAAAACCAGACATCGATCAG caGTAGCAGAACTAGGAGAGCAACTACCAGTAAACTTCAAGAGAAGTTACAGCTCTCAACATCTCCTAAGCCAGAAATG gaaaataaagagaatgcTGATAAAGAGTCATGGGACCAATCAAGTGTAAACTCAGAAACAAGTGTTACTTTAAACTCTTCTACAGTCCCACTGACAAGTTACATAGCAGGGACAAACTGTAATCTTGAAAATCAAGCTCCACAGAATAAAGTAATTGATATAAAATCTCAGCATGTATCACTTAGCAAGGCCATCTTGGAAATCAAAAGAGTTAAAGAGAGGCATTtgacagcagaaaaacaaaatgcaagtATCGGCGTACCAAAGAAACCAGCTCTTGGCAGATATCGTGGCAAAGTTATCCAATCCAAGATAAATTctttctggaaagcagcaaaagATGAGGGGGAAAAGAGTTCTTTGCCAGACAAGAAGCCTTTTACTTCTACCACCAAACAAGCAGCAAATTCTTTGTCCATGAAAAGCTGTAATGCAGTTCCGAAGACCGTCAAAGTCGCAAACAACACTAAATCTGTAAAATCAAATGGTGTCCTGCCATTTCAGAGCAAACCATCTGATAAAGCTGCTACTAACTCACAGTCGGGTCTGAAGAAACAGCTGACATTTGCTGTGGCACCAAAGAAAGTAACAGTCCCAAAAGTGGTTGGTGGAAGGCGACCACAGCCACTGAAGGCCCCTTCTTGCAATCCTGATCGCAAAGTGCGAGGTGTGAAGAAATGTGCAGATTTTTGCAAAGATGCACGACCAGAAGCTCTAGCCAGATCAACTTTTGTTCCTCCTGGTAAAAAATCAGGACACAATTCTAAAAtggatgaaaagagaaaatctaTTCTGCCAAAAGAGTCAGTAGAAGAGAGAAG AGCTCGCCTGGATGAATGGAGGGCATCTAGAGGAAAAGTGATGAGACGACCTCCTATACATGCACTTCTGGCACCCCAGTCCAAAAGTGAAGAACAAGAATTCTCTGCTGTTGATACAGAAAAGGTCAACAAGACTCTGAGTGAATGCCTGCATTTAACAGAACAG GGACATCACAGTGATGAAGCACGTGCCATGTTGGAGGATCTGATTCGCAGCATTCCTGGGGTTAAAAAACTTGCAAAATATTGGATCTGCTGTATGCATCTTGAACAGATGGGCCAACTTGGAAAGCTTATTGCTGTCTATGAGGAGGCCATTTTGGCAGGAGCAATG CCCAGAGAGGAATTGCGACGCACACTAGTAGATACAATCAAAAATACTGAAGGTCTTTTTAACTCTGACAATG GGGGAACCATGATAGAAGCTCATTTAAGCGAGGTAGTGGAGGTCAGCAAGGAACCAAATCCATCTGTAGAACCAGTTCAGGAAACCCTCCAAGATCTCTGCCCAGATGATGACCAAAAAGAAGAGAGTGATAATAAGAAGGCAGAGACAAGCAGTGATGTTATTAAAAAAGATGATGATTTAGACTTAAAACCAAGAGAGATCTTGccaaaaaagaataaaaggcaCAAGGCTAAAGAACGggcaaaaaagaaaggaaaatgtgaaagaGAACAGAAGGAGGATGGCATAAAAAATACAGCCCAAGCAATTAATTCTCCTGAGAAAGAGAATGACACATCTTATTCGAGGAGATGCAACCCTCCTACCACACCGTATTTGGAAAG TGTGAAGATGCATCCTGAGGCAAATGACTGCAGTTCTAAAGATCTGAAAATCATAACTCCTTTGCGATATTCTCAACGCATTCGGGAGAAGATGTGCAAGCTGCCTGATGCTGTTAAAGATCAAGATCCGTGTGTCTCTTCACTTGAGCAGCTGGGAGACTTGGAATCAAAAGCTACTGTGTTTATTCACAAACAGAGCAATGCCCTCCAAGAAACAAGTGCTGAAATAGAAGAGTAA
- the CKAP2 gene encoding cytoskeleton-associated protein 2 isoform X3, translated as MENKENADKESWDQSSVNSETSVTLNSSTVPLTSYIAGTNCNLENQAPQNKVIDIKSQHVSLSKAILEIKRVKERHLTAEKQNASIGVPKKPALGRYRGKVIQSKINSFWKAAKDEGEKSSLPDKKPFTSTTKQAANSLSMKSCNAVPKTVKVANNTKSVKSNGVLPFQSKPSDKAATNSQSGLKKQLTFAVAPKKVTVPKVVGGRRPQPLKAPSCNPDRKVRGVKKCADFCKDARPEALARSTFVPPGKKSGHNSKMDEKRKSILPKESVEERRARLDEWRASRGKVMRRPPIHALLAPQSKSEEQEFSAVDTEKVNKTLSECLHLTEQGHHSDEARAMLEDLIRSIPGVKKLAKYWICCMHLEQMGQLGKLIAVYEEAILAGAMPREELRRTLVDTIKNTEGLFNSDNGGTMIEAHLSEVVEVSKEPNPSVEPVQETLQDLCPDDDQKEESDNKKAETSSDVIKKDDDLDLKPREILPKKNKRHKAKERAKKKGKCEREQKEDGIKNTAQAINSPEKENDTSYSRRCNPPTTPYLESVKMHPEANDCSSKDLKIITPLRYSQRIREKMCKLPDAVKDQDPCVSSLEQLGDLESKATVFIHKQSNALQETSAEIEE; from the exons ATG gaaaataaagagaatgcTGATAAAGAGTCATGGGACCAATCAAGTGTAAACTCAGAAACAAGTGTTACTTTAAACTCTTCTACAGTCCCACTGACAAGTTACATAGCAGGGACAAACTGTAATCTTGAAAATCAAGCTCCACAGAATAAAGTAATTGATATAAAATCTCAGCATGTATCACTTAGCAAGGCCATCTTGGAAATCAAAAGAGTTAAAGAGAGGCATTtgacagcagaaaaacaaaatgcaagtATCGGCGTACCAAAGAAACCAGCTCTTGGCAGATATCGTGGCAAAGTTATCCAATCCAAGATAAATTctttctggaaagcagcaaaagATGAGGGGGAAAAGAGTTCTTTGCCAGACAAGAAGCCTTTTACTTCTACCACCAAACAAGCAGCAAATTCTTTGTCCATGAAAAGCTGTAATGCAGTTCCGAAGACCGTCAAAGTCGCAAACAACACTAAATCTGTAAAATCAAATGGTGTCCTGCCATTTCAGAGCAAACCATCTGATAAAGCTGCTACTAACTCACAGTCGGGTCTGAAGAAACAGCTGACATTTGCTGTGGCACCAAAGAAAGTAACAGTCCCAAAAGTGGTTGGTGGAAGGCGACCACAGCCACTGAAGGCCCCTTCTTGCAATCCTGATCGCAAAGTGCGAGGTGTGAAGAAATGTGCAGATTTTTGCAAAGATGCACGACCAGAAGCTCTAGCCAGATCAACTTTTGTTCCTCCTGGTAAAAAATCAGGACACAATTCTAAAAtggatgaaaagagaaaatctaTTCTGCCAAAAGAGTCAGTAGAAGAGAGAAG AGCTCGCCTGGATGAATGGAGGGCATCTAGAGGAAAAGTGATGAGACGACCTCCTATACATGCACTTCTGGCACCCCAGTCCAAAAGTGAAGAACAAGAATTCTCTGCTGTTGATACAGAAAAGGTCAACAAGACTCTGAGTGAATGCCTGCATTTAACAGAACAG GGACATCACAGTGATGAAGCACGTGCCATGTTGGAGGATCTGATTCGCAGCATTCCTGGGGTTAAAAAACTTGCAAAATATTGGATCTGCTGTATGCATCTTGAACAGATGGGCCAACTTGGAAAGCTTATTGCTGTCTATGAGGAGGCCATTTTGGCAGGAGCAATG CCCAGAGAGGAATTGCGACGCACACTAGTAGATACAATCAAAAATACTGAAGGTCTTTTTAACTCTGACAATG GGGGAACCATGATAGAAGCTCATTTAAGCGAGGTAGTGGAGGTCAGCAAGGAACCAAATCCATCTGTAGAACCAGTTCAGGAAACCCTCCAAGATCTCTGCCCAGATGATGACCAAAAAGAAGAGAGTGATAATAAGAAGGCAGAGACAAGCAGTGATGTTATTAAAAAAGATGATGATTTAGACTTAAAACCAAGAGAGATCTTGccaaaaaagaataaaaggcaCAAGGCTAAAGAACGggcaaaaaagaaaggaaaatgtgaaagaGAACAGAAGGAGGATGGCATAAAAAATACAGCCCAAGCAATTAATTCTCCTGAGAAAGAGAATGACACATCTTATTCGAGGAGATGCAACCCTCCTACCACACCGTATTTGGAAAG TGTGAAGATGCATCCTGAGGCAAATGACTGCAGTTCTAAAGATCTGAAAATCATAACTCCTTTGCGATATTCTCAACGCATTCGGGAGAAGATGTGCAAGCTGCCTGATGCTGTTAAAGATCAAGATCCGTGTGTCTCTTCACTTGAGCAGCTGGGAGACTTGGAATCAAAAGCTACTGTGTTTATTCACAAACAGAGCAATGCCCTCCAAGAAACAAGTGCTGAAATAGAAGAGTAA